A single Phragmites australis chromosome 4, lpPhrAust1.1, whole genome shotgun sequence DNA region contains:
- the LOC133914036 gene encoding cytochrome P450 81Q32-like yields METIAQTKTSRTEEDADTDMSPEAREFKQIVDEIVPYLGSANLWDYLPVLRWFDVFGVWNKILAAVSRRDAFLRRLIDAERRRLHDGDESEKKSMIAVLLTLQKAEPEVYTDTTIIPLCGNLFGAGTETTSTTTEWAMSLLLNHPEVLRKAQADIDAAVGTSRLCHLPKEKI; encoded by the exons ATGGAGACCATCGCGCAGACCAAGACGTCCCGCACCGAGGAGGACGCCGACACGGACATGTCGCCGGAGGCCCGAGAGTTCAAGCAGATAGTTGACGAGATCGTGCCGTACCTCGGTTCGGCCAACCTGTGGGACTACCTGCCGGTGCTGCGGTGGTTCGACGTGTTCGGCGTTTGGAACAAGATACTGGCCGCGGTGAGCAGAAGGGACGCGTTCCTGCGGCGGCTCATCGACGCGGAGCGACGGAGGTTGCACGACGGCGATGAGAGCGAGAAGAAGAGCATGATCGCCGTGCTGCTCACTTTGCAAAAGGCAGAGCCGGAGGTCTACACGGATACTACGATCATTCCTCTCTGTGGG AACTTGTTTGGCGCCGGAACGGAGACCACGTCAACCACAACAGAGTGGGCCATGTCGCTCCTGCTCAACCACCCGGAGGTGCTCAGGAAGGCGCAGGCCGATATCGACGCGGCCGTCGGCACCTCCCGCCTGTGTCATCTTCCCAAAGAAAAAATCTAA
- the LOC133915393 gene encoding cytochrome P450 81Q32-like: protein MEPAYVAVLSFLFLFSIHCLLGRRSSKINGKNKGIQRLPPSPPAIPVLGHLHLLGKPIHAALARLAARYGPVVSLRLGSRDAVVVSSAECARECFTEHDVCFANRPRFPSLLLVSFDGATLPMCGYGPYWRNLRRVATVQLLSAHRVSCMLPTISAEVRAMVRRMYRAAAAAPGGAARVELKRRLFELSLSALMETIAQTKTSRAEADADTDMSPESQEFKKALDEFIPLIGAANVWDYLPVLRWFDVFGMRKKIVAAVSKRDAFLRRLIDAERRRLDVDGGEGENKSMIAVLLSMQKSEPEVYTDTTIMALCSSMFTGGSETTATTAEWAMSLLLNHPEVLKRAQAEMDASVGNSRLVGPDDVPRLGYLQCILSETLRLYPAVPTLVPHESTADCTVGGHHVPSGTMLLVNAYAIHRAPAAWADPAAFRPERFEDGSAEGRLLMPFGMGRRKCPGETLALRTLGLVLGTLIQCFDWDTVGGAKVNMTEGGGITLPKAVPLEAMCKPRQAMLDVLQGL, encoded by the exons ATGGAGCCGGCCTATGTCGCCGTCCTCtctttcctcttcctcttctcaaTCCACTGCCTCCTCGGCCGGCGCAGCAGCAAGATCAATGGCAAGAACAAGGGAATACAGCGGCTGCCACCGAGCCCTCCGGCCATCCCGGTCCtcggccacctccacctcctcgggAAGCCGATCCACGCAGCGCTCGCGCGCCTCGCCGCGCGCTACGGGCCGGTGGTCTCCCTCCGCCTAGGCTCGCGCGACGCCGTTGTCGTGTCCTCGGCGGAGTGCGCGAGGGAGTGCTTCACCGAGCACGACGTGTGCTTCGCGAACCGCCCGCGCTTCCCCTCGCTGCTGCTCGTGTCCTTCGACGGCGCCACGCTCCCGATGTGCGGCTACGGCCCGTACTGGCGCAACCTCCGCCGCGTCGCCACGGTGCAGCTCCTGTCCGCACACCGCGTGAGCTGTATGCTCCCCACCATCTCCGCCGAGGTGCGCGCGATGGTGCGGAGGATGTAccgcgccgccgcagccgccccCGGGGGCGCCGCGAGGGTCGAGCTGAAGCGGAGGCTGTTCGAACTCTCCCTCAGCGCCCTGATGGAGACCATTGCGCAGACGAAGACGTCCCGCGCCGAGGCGGACGCCGACACGGACATGTCACCGGAGTCCCAGGAGTTCAAGAAGGCGCTGGACGAGTTCATTCCGCTTATCGGCGCGGCCAATGTGTGGGACTACCTGCCGGTGCTACGGTGGTTCGACGTGTTCGGCATGAGAAAGAAGATCGTGGCCGCGGTGAGCAAGAGGGACGCGTTCCTGCGACGGCTTATTGACGCGGAGCGCCGGAGGCTGGACGTCGACGGCGGGGAAGGCGAGAATAAGAGCATGATTGCCGTGCTGCTCTCTATGCAGAAGTCAGAGCCGGAGGTATACACAGATACCACAATCATGGCTCTGTGCTCG AGCATGTTCACTGGGGGATCGGAGACCACGGCGACGACGGCCGAATGGGCGATGTCTCTGCTGCTAAACCACCCGGAGGTCCTGAAGAGAGCGCAGGCGGAGATGGACGCATCCGTGGGGAACTCCCGCCTGGTCGGCCCCGACGACGTGCCGCGCCTCGGCTACCTCCAGTGCATCCTCAGCGAGACCCTCCGCCTGTACCCGGCCGTCCCGACGCTGGTCCCGCACGAGTCCACCGCGGACTGCACGGTCGGTGGCCACCACGTGCCGAGCGGCACGATGCTGCTCGTCAACGCGTACGCCATCCACAGGGCCCCCGCGGCGTGGGCGGACCCGGCCGCGTTCAGGCCGGAGCGGTTCGAGGACGGCAGCGCCGAAGGGCGGCTCTTGATGCCGTTCGGGATGGGGCGGCGCAAGTGTCCCGGGGAGACGCTCGCGCTGCGGACGCTGGGGCTGGTCCTGGGGACGTTGATCCAGTGCTTCGACTGGGACACCGTCGGCGGCGCCAAGGTCAACATGACTGAAGGGGGTGGGATCACCCTCCCCAAGGCCGTTCCTCTAGAGGCCATGTGCAAGCCGCGCCAAGCTATGCTTGATGTCCTTCAGGGGCTGTGA